DNA sequence from the Brachybacterium sp. P6-10-X1 genome:
CCGCCCACGTAGTTGACCGAGTCGTTGGTGGTGACTGTCAGCAGCGCGGGCGCGGCGTCCTCGGCGTCGCCGCCGAGCGAGGCCACGTTCGCGGAGAAGTCCGAGGGGATCTCCACGGTCGCCCCGTAGGTGCCGTCCTCGAGTCCCTGCCGGGCCTCGGCGGGGGAGACCTCGACGAAGTCGTAGACGGTCTCCTTGTCCATGTCCACCAGAGTGTCGGTGAACTCGGCGCCCACGTCGATGTGGCTCTCGTCGCTGCTGTCGGTCCCTCCGGGCGTCGTCACGGTGGCGCCTTCGTCCTCGTCGACCACGGCGGCCGTGACCCGGTCGAGGTTGTTGCTGGGGTCCAGGAAGGACCACGTCATGTTGCCGGAGTAGATCAGCGGCACCAGGGCGAGGCCCACGACGAACAGTGCCGCGATCGGCTTCTTCCACTCGCCCGGCAGCAGGGCGATGGCCCCGGAGCCGGCCGCGCGCAGGCCACGGCCGACGGCGGCGAGGCCGTCGCCGAGACGGCGCGCGCCGGCGCCGAGCCCGGACCGGACGGCGCGGAGCACGGAGGAGAAGATGGTCAGGAGTGCGCGGAGGATTTCCATCACGCCTCACACGATACACTCATGTATCGAGTTGTGTTACTCATGAGTAGCAAGTGTGGCGCGAGGAACGGCGCGGCGGTCAGCCGGGATGCCGGGGTTGCGGCGACCGGAGTGCCGTGCGCGACGTTCCGGGGAGGAGCTCGGCGCGACGCGCCGGTCGGTTCCACCGATGCGTGTCGTTTCCGGGTCGGATCGGTGGACCCGGCACGCTCGGGCTGCGTGTCGTGATGGTTCGTCGGGCCCCGACGCTCCGGGCGGGTCCGCCGGGGGTGGTCGAACTGCCTCAGGTGGGCAGGTCCACCACCCAGGGCTCCGACGCCGGGGACCCCGGGGAAAGGGACGCGGGCTCCCAGCGCTCCAGCACGTCCGCGGCGGTGCGGCAGTCGGGCAGCCCCAGCGAGTCCCCGATGCGCCCGACGATCTCCGCGACGGACTCGCCGCGCTCGCGCCGTTCGCGCAGCGTGACCGCGCCGTCCCGCTTGGCCAGCCGTGCCCCGGCGGTGTTCACCGCGAGGGGGACATGGGCGTAGCCGGGTTCGGGCAGTCCCAGCAGGTGCGCCAGGTGCGCTTGACGGGGTGCGGAGCTGAGCAGGTCGTCGGCCCGGGTCACCTGGTCCACCCCGGCGGCGGCATCGTCGACGACGACCGCGAGGTTGTAGGCCACCACCCCGTCGCCCCGGCGCAGCACCAGATCGTCGACCGCGCCCGTGACCGTGCCGGCCCACAGGTCCTCGACGGTCCACTCGGGGACTTCGGCGCGCAGGCGCAGAGCCGGTTCCCGCTGCAGCTGGCGCATCCGCGCGCGGCCGGCTGTGCGCTGGGTGGAGGTGAGATCGCGGCAGGTGCCGGGGTAGGCGCCCGGCGGGGCGTGCGGAGCGCTCGGCGCGTCCTGGATCTCGCGGCGGGTGCAGTAGCACTCGAACACCAGGCCTCGATCGACCAGTCTGTCGATGGCCGCGTCATGGGCAACGCCGCGATCGGACTGCCG
Encoded proteins:
- the gluQRS gene encoding tRNA glutamyl-Q(34) synthetase GluQRS, whose protein sequence is MDTRSLSPPSPSAGAGRYAPSPSGDLHLGNLRTAILAWALARRTGRSFHLRVEDLDRVQEGSEQRQLADLAALGLDWDGEVVRQSDRGVAHDAAIDRLVDRGLVFECYCTRREIQDAPSAPHAPPGAYPGTCRDLTSTQRTAGRARMRQLQREPALRLRAEVPEWTVEDLWAGTVTGAVDDLVLRRGDGVVAYNLAVVVDDAAAGVDQVTRADDLLSSAPRQAHLAHLLGLPEPGYAHVPLAVNTAGARLAKRDGAVTLRERRERGESVAEIVGRIGDSLGLPDCRTAADVLERWEPASLSPGSPASEPWVVDLPT